The Lactuca sativa cultivar Salinas chromosome 2, Lsat_Salinas_v11, whole genome shotgun sequence genome includes a window with the following:
- the LOC111915958 gene encoding uncharacterized protein LOC111915958 — MASTTSRRLLFSFFITVFAISAAARPCKTIFFITSSSQSHDPTVTNSHRLTFFVTQIRQFHRPVDSSSSDDVLTSHSQTYYSSSYASSVKTSIRDRTMDIMSIVGALLFGVGCGALTAATMYLIWSIFFSRWFDFSGDSDEEEDEEFHYHDEEPHIRPDEIACVDIPGASKPVPPSAEEVDAMKSTNR; from the coding sequence ATGGCGTCCACCACCTCCCGTCGCCTACTTTTCTCCTTCTTCATCACCGTCTTCGCAATCTCCGCCGCCGCAAGACCTTGCAAAACCATATTCTTCATCACCTCATCCTCCCAATCCCATGACCCCACGGTCACCAATTCCCATCGTCTCACCTTCTTCGTCACCCAAATCCGCCAATTCCACCGCCCTGTTGACTCATCCTCCTCCGATGACGTTCTCACTTCGCATTCGCAGACCTATTATTCCTCCTCCTATGCTTCCTCGGTCAAAACCTCGATTCGCGATCGCACCATGGACATTATGAGCATCGTCGGCGCTCTTCTCTTTGGTGTTGGATGCGGAGCCCTAACTGCGGCCACCATGTATTTGATCTGGTCCATCTTCTTCTCCAGATGGTTTGATTTCAGCGGTGATTCCGACGAGGAGGAGGACGAGGAGTTCCATTACCATGACGAAGAGCCTCACATCCGTCCTGATGAGATTGCGTGCGTTGATATCCCTGGCGCTTCCAAACCTGTCCCTCCTTCTGCAGAAGAAGTTGACGCCATGAAATCGACGAATCGGTGA